A window of Candidatus Polarisedimenticolaceae bacterium genomic DNA:
CCGGATCCTGCCGCAGGGGACCGGAGCGCGGATCGACCTCGGGAGCTGGCCGGTCCTCCCGGTCTACGGCTTCCTGCAGCGGCACGGCCGCATCGCCGACGACGAGATGTACCGCGCGTTCAACATGGGCGTGGGCATGGTCGTCGTCGTCGCCCCCGAGGACGCGGCGGCCGTCGAGGCCGACCTCGACCGCGCGGGCGAGCGACACCGGCGCATCGGCGCGATCGAGGCCGGCGACGGGCGGGTGCGCTATGCCTAGGACGCGGGTGGCGTTCCTCGTCTCGGGGCGCGGATCGAACATGGCCGCGATCGTCGAGGCGATGCGCGCCGGCCGCGTCGCGGCCGACCCCGCGGTCGTCGTCTCCAACGTCCCCGGCGCCGCGGCACTCGACCGCGCGCGGGGCTGGGGGATCGCGACCGAGGTGCTCGACCACCGCGGGATCCGCCCGCGCGAGGCGCACGAGCGTCGCGTCGTGGAGGTCCTCCGGGCCCACGGGGCCGACCTCGTCTGCCTCGCGGGGTACATGCGGCGCCTGTCCCCCTGGATCGTGCGGGAGTACTCCGGCCGGATCCTCAACGTGCACCCCGCGCTGCTCCCCGCGTTTCCCGGGCTCGACGCGCAGCGCCAGGCGCTCGAGCACGGGGTCAAGGTCGCGGGATGCACCGTGCACTTCGTCGACGAGGAGCTCGATCACGGGCCCATCGTCCTCCAGGCGGCGGTGCCGGTCCTCGACGACGACACCGTCGACACCCTGTCCGCACGGATCCTGGCCGAGGAGCATCGGATCTACCCCGAGGCCGTGCACCTGTTCGCCGCGAACCGCCTGAGGATCGAGGGGAGGCGCGTGCGCATCCTCGCGACCTCGACCGTCTGAAGCCCGTCCCGGTCCCGCCGCCTCCCCAAGGAGAGGGCCCCGTGGCCTTCGATCCCGATTCCTTCGCCTCCGTCCGCGCGTTCCCCGTTCCGCCGCGTCGCCGGACCGGCCGGCTCGACGCGGGCCGCGCGTCGAGCGCGGACCTGCTCGCGCGCCTATTCGGCGGCGGCGAGCCGTCCCGGCGCGCCGCCTCGTCGCTCCTCAGGCGCGAGAGCCTGCGCGGGCTCGCGGCGCTTCCCGTCGAGGTGCTCGCGATCGCCCCGGGGCTGGGACGCGCCCGGGCGGAGCGCCTGGCGGCGGCGCTGGAGCTGGGCCGTCGCGTGTACGGCCCCGAGCCCCTCCGGGAGCGGCCCCGCCTCACGCGCCCGGCCGAGGTCTACCGGGTCGTGGCGGGGCTGGCCAAGGCGCGCCGGGAGCGCCTCGTCGCCCTCTACCTCGACGCGCAGAACGGACTGATCCACCGCGAGGTCGTCTCGCTCGGGTCCCTCAACGTGACGCGCACGGCGCCGCGGGAGATCTTCCACCCCGCGATCGTGCACGGGGCCCTCGCGGTGGTTCTCGCGCACAATCACCCGAGCGGGTGCCTCGAGCCTTCCACGGAGGACGTCGAGTTCACGCGAGGGGTGCAGCGCGCCGGGGCCCTGCTCGGGATCGAGCTCTACGACCACCTCATCGTCGCGGGGCCGGGATACACGAGCCTGCGCGAGCGAGGCGCGTGGTGAGCTCGTCCGGCGCCGCTGCGCGCGCGCCGCGCGCCTCGGCGCGGACCCTCCGCTCGACCGCCTGCGCCCGGGCCTCCGAGGCGCCGTCATCCGGGGGGAGCCCCGCGTAGACGTCGAGGAGGTGGCTGAGCTCGTGCGCGAGGAGCGCGGCCTGCTCGTCGGCGGTGCGCGCGGGCGGGAGCACGATCCGCGCGTCGAGCGCCGCGTCGCAGAAGGCGCGCGAGGGGTGAGCCGGCCGGAAGATGCGGAGGTTCGCGTGGGCGCGCCGTCCCGGACGCGGCGGCGCCATCGCGTATTCCAGCCGCGCGTTCGGGAGCGCCCGGGCGGTGGACGCGAGGGCCGCCAACGTGGGCGAGCGGGATTCGAGATCGGAGACGAGCGCCTCGAGCGCGCCGGCGAGCAGCAGGGTCGTGATGGGCATGGGGCCTCCACGGGTCACGCAGGGACCCTACGGAGGCGGCGGGCGGATTCCGTCGGTCGTTCGACGGGCAGCGCCGGCGATCCGCCGGGCGGCGGAAGGAGGCGCCCAGCGGCGCCTCAGCCCAGACGCACGCGCAGCCGGGCGGCGTGGCGGCGGCTCATCGGCACCGCGCGGTCGATCCCGCGCAGCCACACGCGCCACGACTCCTCGCCGTCGCGTTCGATCCGGTCCACGCGCTCGAGGTTGACGATCGTCCCCCGGTGGACCCGGACGAACAGTCCCTCCGGGAGTCGGCGCTCCCAGTCCTTGAGGGGGCGCAGCACCAGCGAGCGCCGCCCGTCCGCGGTGACGACCTCGGTGTAGTCCCCGGCTCCCGTGATGCCGGCGATGTCCCGGACCTTGACGAACCGCGCGCCGCGCTCGCCCGCGACCCAGAGATGGTCGTCGGGGGCGAGCCGCATGGGCGCGCCGGTCCCCCGTGGTTCGGTCAGCCTCGAGAGGGCGTCGGCCAGGCGCTCCGGGTTCACCGGCTTGAGCAGGTAGTCGAGCGCGTTCACCTCGAAGGCCCGGAGGGCGTGGGCGTCGTAGGCGGTCACGAAGATCACGCGGCCGCGCGGTCGTCGCCGCTCCAGGAGGTCGAACCCGGTGCCCCCGGGCATCTGGATGTCCAGGAACACGACGTCCGGGTCGAGGGCCGCGACGGCGCGTTCGGCCTCCGCGACGTCGCCCGCCTCCGCCTCGACGTCGATCTCCGGGTGGCAGGCGAGCAGGCGTCGCAGCTCCGCGCGCGCGAGGGGCTCGTCGTCGACGATCAGCGCGCGCAGCGGGGTCATTCGGCGCGCTCCGCGGGGATCTCGAGGGTCGCGCGGACGCGGCCGTGGCGCTCGGCGGTCTCGAACCGGTAGCGTCCGGGGAGCAGCAGCTCGAGTCGGTGCCGGACGTTGGCGAGCCCCGTCCCCGTTCCGTGCCCGGGGGAGGCCGTCGCCACCCAGCGCCCGGTGTTCTCCACCGTGACCTCGAGCCACCCCTCGCGCCGCTCCACGCCGACGTGCACCGCGAGGGGCATCGGGCTCGTCTCCATCCCGTACTTGATGGCGTTCTCGACCAGGGCGTGGATCACGAACGCCGGGACCCGAAGGTCGTTCGCCCCGGGCGGCACGTCGATGGACGTCGCGAGCCGGTCGGCGAATCGCGTCGCCTGGATCGCGAGGTAGTTGCGGACGGCGTCGATCTCGTCGCCGAGGCGGGCCCAGGGGGTCCCGGTGTGCAGGAGCGAATAACGGAAGAACTCCGCCAGCTGGGTGATCATCCTGCGCGCCCCGGGCGGATCGATCTCCACGAGGGCCCGCACCGCGTTCAGGGCGTTGAAGAGAAAATGCGGGTTCACCTGATAACGGAGCATCTGAAGGCGGGCCTCGGCCGCGAGCGCGTCGGCGCGAAGGGCGTGTTCACGTTCCCGCTCGAGGTCCCGCCGCCACGACAGTCCCACCCACAGCGCGCTCCAGGCGAGCATCAGGACCGCCTGGTTCACCATCTCCTTCGGGAGATAAACGACCGGCTCGTCGGGGAACGCAAGCACGCCGATCCACTGGTAGGAGAGCTCGACCGCCACCCCCGCGATCAGGCACGAGGGCACGATCAGCGTCGCGGCGGCGCGCAGGGACCCGCGGGGCTGAAGCCCGCGGCGGTAGATCGCGCCGAGGGCGAAACTGGCCGCGCAGGCGATCGAGGTCTTCAGGAGCAGGTGGGGGAGCGTCTCGCAGGCCGCGTCGAGCGACTTCTCGGCGAGGATCCCCGCGAACCTCAGGGTCGCGAAGAGCGACCAGCCGACCACCTGGGCGCGGAGGTAGGGGGACCGAAACGCGTCGCGCATCGCGGAATTGTAGGGGGAGGGGGGCCGGAGCGGCGGTCGGGAGTCGCCGAGCGGCTCCCCGGATCGGCGAGCGGCGGCGAGGGCAGGCTACAATCCGCCCCCTTTCGCCGAGGAAGCCGATGTCCGAACCCGTCCCCGCCTCCCACCAGTTCGATCTCCTGACCCGCGGGATCGTCGACCTGACGACCGCCGACGAGCTCAAACGCAAGCTCGCGCGGGGGACCCCCCTCACCGTGAAGGTCGGCTTCGACCCGACGGCCCCGGACATCCACCTCGGGCACACCGTGCTGCTGCGCAAGATGCGCCAGTTCCAGGATCTCGGGCACCGGGTGATCTTCCTGATCGGCGACTTCACCGGCCTGATCGGGGACCCCACCGGGCGCTCGAAGACGCGGCCGCCGCTGACGCGGGAGCAGATCGCGGAGAACGCGGAGACCTACAAGCGCCAGTGCTTCAAGGTGCTCGACCCGGAGCGGACGGAGATCCGCTTCAACAGCGAGTGGCTCGGCGCCCTGGGGAGCGAAGGGTTCGTCCGCCTGGCGGCGAAGTACAACGTCGCGCGGATGCTCGAGCGGAAGGACTTCAAGGAGCGCTACCAGAAGGGCGTGACGATCTCGATCCACGAGTTCCTCTACCCGCTCGCGCAGGCGTACGACTCCGTCGCGCTGAAGGCCGACGTCGAGCTCGGCGGGACCGACCAGCTGTTCAACCTCAACGTCGGCCGCGACCTCATGCCCGAGTACGGCCTCGAGCCGCAGGTCGTGATGACCCTCCCGCTGCTGGAGGGGCTCGACG
This region includes:
- the purN gene encoding phosphoribosylglycinamide formyltransferase, yielding MAFLVSGRGSNMAAIVEAMRAGRVAADPAVVVSNVPGAAALDRARGWGIATEVLDHRGIRPREAHERRVVEVLRAHGADLVCLAGYMRRLSPWIVREYSGRILNVHPALLPAFPGLDAQRQALEHGVKVAGCTVHFVDEELDHGPIVLQAAVPVLDDDTVDTLSARILAEEHRIYPEAVHLFAANRLRIEGRRVRILATSTV
- the radC gene encoding DNA repair protein RadC, which encodes MAFDPDSFASVRAFPVPPRRRTGRLDAGRASSADLLARLFGGGEPSRRAASSLLRRESLRGLAALPVEVLAIAPGLGRARAERLAAALELGRRVYGPEPLRERPRLTRPAEVYRVVAGLAKARRERLVALYLDAQNGLIHREVVSLGSLNVTRTAPREIFHPAIVHGALAVVLAHNHPSGCLEPSTEDVEFTRGVQRAGALLGIELYDHLIVAGPGYTSLRERGAW
- a CDS encoding LytTR family DNA-binding domain-containing protein, with translation MTPLRALIVDDEPLARAELRRLLACHPEIDVEAEAGDVAEAERAVAALDPDVVFLDIQMPGGTGFDLLERRRPRGRVIFVTAYDAHALRAFEVNALDYLLKPVNPERLADALSRLTEPRGTGAPMRLAPDDHLWVAGERGARFVKVRDIAGITGAGDYTEVVTADGRRSLVLRPLKDWERRLPEGLFVRVHRGTIVNLERVDRIERDGEESWRVWLRGIDRAVPMSRRHAARLRVRLG
- a CDS encoding histidine kinase; the encoded protein is MRDAFRSPYLRAQVVGWSLFATLRFAGILAEKSLDAACETLPHLLLKTSIACAASFALGAIYRRGLQPRGSLRAAATLIVPSCLIAGVAVELSYQWIGVLAFPDEPVVYLPKEMVNQAVLMLAWSALWVGLSWRRDLEREREHALRADALAAEARLQMLRYQVNPHFLFNALNAVRALVEIDPPGARRMITQLAEFFRYSLLHTGTPWARLGDEIDAVRNYLAIQATRFADRLATSIDVPPGANDLRVPAFVIHALVENAIKYGMETSPMPLAVHVGVERREGWLEVTVENTGRWVATASPGHGTGTGLANVRHRLELLLPGRYRFETAERHGRVRATLEIPAERAE
- the tyrS gene encoding tyrosine--tRNA ligase; this encodes MSEPVPASHQFDLLTRGIVDLTTADELKRKLARGTPLTVKVGFDPTAPDIHLGHTVLLRKMRQFQDLGHRVIFLIGDFTGLIGDPTGRSKTRPPLTREQIAENAETYKRQCFKVLDPERTEIRFNSEWLGALGSEGFVRLAAKYNVARMLERKDFKERYQKGVTISIHEFLYPLAQAYDSVALKADVELGGTDQLFNLNVGRDLMPEYGLEPQVVMTLPLLEGLDGVEKMSKSLGNYVGVEEDPNQIFGKILSITDELMWKYYLLCTSLSTDGIEQMKALVKDKTLHPKKAKEGLAMRIITDFHGEAAAKAAREEFERIFKAKEAPSEMPEFRVAAGEVFLPKLLVDCGLAKSNSDAGRTIAQGGVSIDDAR